The Candidatus Neomarinimicrobiota bacterium genome has a segment encoding these proteins:
- a CDS encoding MoxR family ATPase — protein MTHDIAELNEQIQRESAFVEDLYNEIGKVIVGQKYMVERLLIALLTNGHILLEGVPGLAKTLTVNTLSQSIDTRFQRIQFTPDLLPADLLGTLIYNQKEGEFTTKKGPIFANIILADEINRSPAKVQSALLEAMQERQVTIGEQTFPLDDPFLVLATQNPIEQEGTYPLPEAQVDRFMLKITVDYPNKDEEKEILRRMAHTTARPDIEAVIEPEKIIRARNVVNNVYMDEKIENYIIDLVFATRNPGEYEIDELTPLIQYGGSPRASIYLALAAKAHAFLRNRGYVTPDDIRAIGMDVLRHRVIVTYEAEAEEITSEDVINQIFAEVEVP, from the coding sequence ATGACACACGATATTGCAGAACTAAACGAACAAATTCAACGTGAGAGCGCCTTTGTAGAGGATCTGTACAACGAAATAGGCAAGGTGATTGTTGGCCAGAAATATATGGTGGAACGATTACTTATTGCTCTGTTGACGAACGGACATATCCTCCTGGAGGGCGTACCTGGGCTGGCCAAAACATTAACGGTCAACACGCTGTCTCAATCCATCGATACCCGGTTCCAGCGGATTCAGTTTACCCCGGATCTTTTACCGGCCGATCTGCTTGGTACCCTGATTTATAATCAAAAAGAGGGTGAGTTTACCACCAAGAAGGGGCCGATTTTCGCCAATATTATCCTGGCAGATGAAATCAATCGGTCACCGGCAAAGGTGCAGAGTGCACTCCTGGAGGCCATGCAGGAACGCCAGGTAACTATCGGGGAACAGACATTCCCCCTGGACGATCCTTTTCTGGTATTGGCGACGCAAAATCCTATAGAACAGGAAGGAACGTATCCGCTACCGGAGGCACAGGTCGACCGGTTTATGCTGAAGATTACCGTCGACTATCCAAACAAGGATGAGGAAAAGGAGATCCTTCGGCGGATGGCGCACACCACAGCCAGGCCTGATATCGAAGCTGTTATCGAGCCGGAGAAAATTATCCGGGCCCGGAATGTGGTCAACAACGTCTATATGGACGAAAAAATCGAGAATTATATCATAGATTTGGTATTCGCCACCAGGAATCCGGGCGAATACGAAATCGACGAACTTACTCCGCTGATCCAGTACGGCGGTTCGCCGCGCGCCTCTATTTATCTGGCGCTGGCCGCAAAGGCACATGCATTTCTGCGCAACCGGGGATACGTTACCCCGGATGATATCCGCGCTATCGGTATGGATGTATTGCGCCACCGGGTAATTGTGACTTATGAGGCAGAGGCAGAGGAAATCACCTCGGAAGATGTGATTAATCAGATCTTCGCCGAGGTAGAAGTACCATAG
- a CDS encoding DUF58 domain-containing protein, translating to MISKEVLRKVRRIEIRTRHLVNDVFSGEYHSVFKGRGMEFAEVREYQFGDDIRSIDWNVTARNQRPYVKVFEEERELTVMLLVDASASEAFGSVEQMKIEIAAELAALLSFAAIKNNDKVGLIMFTDQIEKYVPPRKGRTHILRLIREILAFEPESTGTDISRAVEYLLNVQRRRSVAFLISDFWDKGFEQPLRVAGKKHDMIGFWLVDPKEEALPDVGLLRVRDPETGEEMVVDTSDRELRTLFVSAMQNRRESLNKLFTSMSLDTVRINTAESYVEPVMKFFKMRERRMQ from the coding sequence GTGATTTCCAAAGAAGTACTCCGCAAGGTTCGCCGGATTGAGATAAGAACACGGCATCTCGTTAACGATGTCTTCAGTGGCGAATACCACAGCGTCTTTAAGGGCCGGGGGATGGAGTTCGCCGAGGTCCGGGAGTATCAGTTTGGCGACGATATTCGATCCATCGACTGGAACGTCACGGCCCGGAATCAACGGCCATATGTGAAGGTATTCGAAGAGGAACGGGAACTGACCGTGATGCTGCTGGTGGATGCCAGCGCGTCCGAAGCCTTTGGCTCCGTGGAACAGATGAAAATAGAGATCGCCGCGGAATTGGCTGCCTTACTTTCTTTTGCCGCCATTAAAAATAACGATAAGGTCGGGCTCATAATGTTTACCGACCAGATCGAAAAGTATGTCCCCCCGAGAAAAGGGCGGACACACATCCTGAGACTTATCAGAGAAATTCTGGCATTTGAGCCGGAATCCACCGGGACCGATATCTCCCGGGCAGTGGAGTATTTGCTCAACGTCCAGCGGCGCCGTTCTGTCGCATTCCTGATCAGCGATTTTTGGGATAAAGGTTTCGAACAGCCGCTCCGGGTTGCCGGGAAAAAGCACGATATGATCGGCTTTTGGTTGGTTGACCCCAAGGAAGAAGCATTACCTGATGTGGGACTCCTTCGGGTACGTGATCCGGAAACCGGCGAAGAGATGGTTGTGGATACCAGCGATCGGGAACTGCGGACGTTGTTTGTTTCTGCCATGCAAAACCGGCGGGAATCGCTGAATAAACTTTTTACCTCTATGAGCCTGGATACAGTCCGGATTAATACGGCCGAGTCCTATGTGGAACCGGTGATGAAATTCTTTAAGATGCGTGAACGCCGGATGCAATAA
- a CDS encoding BatD family protein has product MTTTVDTTAGLIGDLFHLELSVEHPEGAQVSLPQDIQTLGEFSVRDIETNPGKTTTDITYSLAVYDTGRYTIPSIKVSVQPPDTGAAPISLESATQEIMIYSTVPPDAQELRDIKPLMDLPARIPWLWIGIGSGLLIAGILGWFWWRRRETEEEPEMTPEERRQSAHERAYKRLREIERADYPGKGAMKRHFSDISQTIRAYFEDRYFIPALEMTSTEVLRAFPENQLTPEIYNEVSDLLTTSDLVKFAKYQPSKEEADRVLEEGFDIVDHTKIEISEMEEVEDEEDPEVSEKQQDNTTQQQIAEVNKGESP; this is encoded by the coding sequence ATGACTACGACCGTCGACACCACTGCAGGACTCATCGGAGACCTCTTTCATCTGGAGTTATCTGTGGAGCATCCGGAAGGTGCGCAAGTTTCCCTCCCGCAAGATATTCAGACGCTGGGAGAATTCTCCGTTCGGGATATTGAGACGAATCCCGGTAAAACCACGACAGACATTACTTATTCTCTGGCGGTATATGATACCGGCAGGTACACTATTCCTTCCATAAAAGTCAGCGTACAACCCCCGGATACGGGCGCGGCCCCCATTTCGCTGGAATCCGCAACCCAAGAAATCATGATTTACTCCACCGTTCCACCCGATGCTCAGGAACTCCGGGATATTAAGCCCTTGATGGATCTGCCAGCCCGGATTCCATGGCTCTGGATCGGAATTGGATCTGGATTACTCATTGCGGGGATCCTGGGATGGTTCTGGTGGCGTCGTCGGGAAACTGAAGAAGAACCGGAGATGACTCCCGAAGAGCGGCGTCAGTCGGCACACGAGCGAGCATATAAGCGGCTCCGGGAAATCGAACGGGCCGACTATCCTGGTAAAGGCGCCATGAAGCGGCACTTTAGTGATATTTCTCAAACCATCCGTGCCTATTTTGAAGATCGATATTTTATCCCCGCCCTGGAGATGACCAGCACCGAAGTACTTCGGGCGTTCCCGGAAAATCAGCTGACACCGGAAATCTACAACGAAGTGTCGGATCTTCTGACAACATCTGATTTGGTGAAATTCGCCAAATACCAGCCGTCCAAAGAAGAAGCCGACCGGGTGCTGGAAGAAGGATTTGATATTGTGGACCATACCAAGATTGAAATTTCTGAAATGGAAGAAGTAGAAGACGAAGAAGACCCGGAAGTATCAGAGAAACAACAAGATAACACTACTCAACAGCAAATCGCAGAAGTAAACAAAGGAGAGTCACCGTGA
- a CDS encoding ABC transporter ATP-binding protein: MIEVQNVSKRYGQTLAVDDVSFRVNKGEIVGFLGPNAAGKTTTMRIITSFMPATSGKVTVAGYDVFEDAMEVKTRIGYLPENPPLYVDMKVEDYLGFVAAINGADKSDIPRQIDRVMDLTSLGTYRTSLIRKLSKGFRQRVGLAQALIHDPEVLVLDEPTVGLDPKQIIEVRELIKELANDHTIILSTHILPEVSMTSERVVIINKGKIVAEDTPGNLMSSLKSGETLQVQVDGPFDDIQPSLEQIDGVTSVTLDSGVQTEGNICALRIDSEPGHDVRRSVADTIVKQSWGLLELKQISLTLEDIFLELTTEEDVQEEVQA, from the coding sequence GTGATTGAAGTGCAGAACGTTTCGAAGCGTTATGGTCAGACTCTTGCCGTCGATGATGTCTCCTTCCGCGTCAATAAGGGGGAAATCGTCGGGTTTCTTGGCCCGAATGCTGCGGGCAAAACCACGACCATGCGCATAATTACCAGCTTTATGCCTGCGACCTCCGGCAAGGTAACGGTGGCAGGTTACGATGTATTTGAAGATGCAATGGAGGTGAAGACGCGAATCGGATATCTCCCGGAAAATCCGCCGCTCTATGTGGATATGAAAGTCGAGGATTACCTTGGGTTCGTCGCTGCGATCAACGGAGCGGATAAATCCGATATCCCCAGGCAGATCGACCGGGTGATGGACTTGACATCGCTGGGAACCTACCGGACTTCACTCATCCGGAAACTGTCCAAGGGATTCCGGCAGCGAGTCGGCCTGGCCCAGGCGCTGATCCACGATCCGGAAGTCCTTGTGCTGGATGAGCCGACAGTCGGACTCGATCCCAAGCAGATTATCGAGGTCCGTGAGCTCATCAAGGAACTCGCAAACGATCATACAATTATCCTGTCGACGCACATTCTGCCGGAAGTGAGCATGACCAGCGAGCGCGTCGTGATTATTAATAAGGGAAAAATCGTTGCTGAGGATACACCCGGGAATCTCATGAGCAGCCTCAAAAGCGGTGAGACCCTGCAGGTGCAAGTCGACGGCCCGTTCGATGATATTCAGCCATCGCTGGAACAAATCGACGGGGTAACGAGTGTCACGCTGGATTCCGGTGTGCAGACTGAGGGAAATATCTGCGCTCTCCGGATAGACAGTGAACCGGGACACGACGTCCGGCGCTCCGTTGCCGACACTATCGTAAAGCAAAGTTGGGGGCTCCTTGAGTTAAAACAGATTTCGCTGACACTGGAAGATATCTTCCTTGAACTCACCACGGAAGAAGATGTCCAGGAGGAGGTACAGGCATGA
- a CDS encoding ABC transporter permease subunit, giving the protein MRKTWEIFKRDLKSYYSSPIAYVVIALFIAVSGVFFYALLTRFLNIQMQAMYQAQQMGRSITVNVNQMMIRPLLANMSIIALFMIPMITMRSFSEDKRSGTIELLLTSPISNTQMILGKFGAAFVLYASMVVVAFIYPVVLMFYGNPEIAPTLMGYLGLLLMGAATVSVGVLISSFTENQIIAAIGTFAVMMLFWTIGWLGTGNSFFADLASYLSIIEHMGDFTKGVFDTKHLVYYASFLFVALFLTYQSIESTKWRG; this is encoded by the coding sequence ATGAGAAAGACTTGGGAAATATTTAAACGCGATCTGAAATCGTACTACTCCTCGCCAATTGCCTATGTAGTCATCGCACTCTTTATCGCGGTCTCCGGGGTGTTCTTTTACGCGCTGCTGACGCGCTTCCTGAACATCCAGATGCAGGCTATGTATCAGGCACAGCAGATGGGAAGGAGTATTACCGTCAATGTGAATCAGATGATGATTCGGCCGCTATTGGCGAATATGAGTATTATTGCGCTGTTTATGATTCCAATGATTACCATGCGGTCATTTTCCGAGGATAAACGTTCGGGGACCATCGAACTACTCCTGACCTCGCCGATCAGCAATACCCAGATGATCCTGGGGAAATTCGGTGCGGCTTTCGTACTGTATGCATCAATGGTCGTCGTGGCGTTTATTTACCCGGTGGTACTGATGTTCTACGGTAATCCGGAAATTGCGCCGACGCTAATGGGGTATCTCGGACTGCTCCTAATGGGTGCAGCGACGGTCTCAGTGGGGGTGCTGATTTCCTCGTTTACTGAAAACCAGATTATTGCCGCTATCGGTACATTTGCCGTCATGATGCTGTTTTGGACCATCGGCTGGCTCGGCACGGGAAATTCCTTCTTTGCCGATCTGGCATCCTACCTGTCAATCATTGAACATATGGGCGACTTTACGAAGGGCGTCTTTGATACGAAGCACCTGGTGTATTACGCCAGCTTTCTGTTTGTGGCGCTCTTTCTGACGTATCAGTCCATAGAATCAACGAAATGGAGGGGCTAA
- a CDS encoding Gldg family protein, whose amino-acid sequence MDLLKRFGIWVGIALILVGFVLSWILGTWGAPVLIPLILGAVLAVTGVVFNWSYIREISGRQTTKYGVSSIIGIVIVLVIVVIANLILNEFNWRVDTTAAKQFSLADQTVKVLQNLEQDVEAIAFDVESNRSRLEDRLKEYEEQSSKFSWRFVDPDKKPEIAKQYNIRNLGTIVVEAGTKTERIDSYSEQNLTNALIKVTRTETKKVYFTTGHGEHAIGDDGESGLQSASAAIEEQNYVAEKLFLANLDSIPGDASVVVIPGPQTEFFDKEFNMLAQYIDKGGNVFFMLDPQGSPRMKDFLAKYYFEPGDNIVVDASGIGQLFGAGPTVPLVNNYGDHTITEGFGLMSFYPLARSMGVNVPSNASGYSGNVLAQTSRNSWGETDLDRISSASQAEQDPEDMAGPVPLASAMEVPNSSGSVKGRLVAFGDSDFATNRYFNAQGNGDLFMNSVNWLLQDEDLISVRPNAPEDRRIQMSQSQVRTVLILVVILLPVLILVVGGVMYWTRRR is encoded by the coding sequence ATGGATTTACTGAAACGTTTCGGAATTTGGGTCGGTATTGCGCTGATACTGGTTGGTTTTGTGCTCAGCTGGATTCTTGGGACCTGGGGAGCACCCGTACTAATTCCGTTGATTCTTGGCGCAGTGCTGGCTGTCACAGGTGTAGTTTTCAACTGGTCGTATATCCGGGAAATTTCCGGACGACAGACGACGAAATACGGGGTCAGCAGTATTATCGGAATTGTGATTGTGCTGGTGATAGTGGTGATCGCAAATCTGATACTCAATGAGTTTAACTGGCGCGTGGATACCACCGCAGCCAAGCAGTTTTCGCTGGCGGATCAAACGGTTAAGGTACTGCAAAACCTCGAACAGGATGTAGAAGCTATTGCGTTTGATGTGGAAAGTAATCGTTCCCGACTGGAAGACCGCCTGAAGGAGTACGAGGAGCAATCTTCGAAATTTTCATGGCGGTTCGTCGATCCGGATAAAAAACCAGAAATCGCGAAGCAGTATAATATTCGGAATCTCGGGACGATCGTGGTGGAGGCCGGAACCAAAACTGAGCGAATTGACAGCTATTCCGAGCAGAACCTCACTAACGCCCTCATCAAGGTTACGCGGACCGAGACAAAGAAGGTCTATTTTACTACCGGACATGGTGAACATGCTATTGGCGATGATGGCGAATCCGGCCTCCAGTCAGCATCGGCTGCAATCGAAGAGCAAAACTATGTGGCGGAGAAGCTGTTCCTCGCCAATTTGGATTCCATTCCAGGGGATGCGTCTGTTGTCGTAATTCCAGGGCCGCAGACGGAATTCTTTGATAAGGAATTCAACATGCTGGCCCAGTATATCGATAAGGGCGGTAATGTTTTCTTCATGCTCGATCCCCAGGGATCGCCGAGGATGAAGGATTTCCTGGCCAAGTACTACTTCGAACCGGGGGATAACATCGTTGTGGACGCATCCGGAATCGGACAACTTTTTGGCGCTGGTCCGACGGTTCCGCTGGTAAATAACTACGGTGATCATACCATCACCGAGGGATTCGGACTAATGTCATTTTATCCGCTGGCGCGCTCCATGGGAGTGAACGTGCCTTCGAACGCATCCGGGTATTCCGGGAATGTTTTGGCACAGACCAGTCGTAACAGTTGGGGTGAAACGGATCTGGATCGCATCAGTAGTGCCAGTCAGGCAGAACAGGATCCTGAGGATATGGCCGGGCCCGTACCACTTGCATCAGCAATGGAAGTTCCGAACAGCAGCGGTTCGGTCAAGGGACGGTTGGTTGCCTTCGGCGACTCCGACTTTGCTACGAACCGATATTTCAACGCCCAGGGGAACGGCGACCTGTTTATGAACAGCGTCAACTGGCTCCTGCAGGATGAGGACCTGATTTCCGTACGCCCGAATGCGCCGGAAGATCGCCGCATTCAGATGAGTCAGAGTCAGGTGCGGACCGTTCTCATTCTGGTTGTGATTCTGCTACCGGTATTGATTCTCGTAGTTGGCGGAGTCATGTACTGGACGCGTCGGAGATAG
- a CDS encoding DUF4340 domain-containing protein — protein MKPKTTLTLLGLLAVLGLFYYFWGVKGAAEREQQEQIASRIINIEPDSVSRVTLTQGENILQYERIGGQWKITEPVETGANQSRINTNLDVLTSVEKNRTVATDLTDLQPYGLDSPSAKVQIVYNDTGSTTLLVGDQNPTQSGTFVKLTDAPGIYTTANAVRTQAQKTLFELRDKTILDFERSNITKFIVSRDDGRDLTFNKSGSMWRLDEPQIRVNSSKVTGLLSSVDNGTAQEYYEESPENLREYGLNNPQASLSVFSNDSTRDAVLAVGDQVPNSDPLQYYVRDLSRPMVFSVTSTIVDDFFDSVFEFQDKKLFEMNRNQVTDVEIIWNDTTYQVTKIDTTWQLNSPVVAPANGKWATTIARTISNLRMDSLGSYTNTNPARYGLDDPWLRMRFNIAGSEFDGLTVGDETGERFRYIKMDSSPYIYVIRESKLSAFQVSLDELRAKSADMTLESE, from the coding sequence ATGAAACCAAAAACCACACTCACACTACTTGGTCTGTTGGCTGTGCTTGGACTGTTCTACTATTTCTGGGGTGTAAAAGGCGCCGCCGAACGGGAACAGCAGGAACAGATAGCCAGCCGAATTATCAATATTGAACCGGATTCGGTATCCCGCGTCACCCTGACCCAGGGTGAAAACATCCTTCAATATGAACGTATTGGTGGACAATGGAAAATTACGGAACCGGTCGAGACAGGAGCCAACCAGAGCCGGATCAATACGAATCTGGATGTGTTGACATCGGTGGAAAAAAACCGGACTGTGGCCACAGATTTAACAGACCTGCAACCCTACGGATTGGATTCCCCGTCAGCGAAGGTACAGATTGTCTATAATGACACCGGAAGTACGACGCTTCTGGTGGGGGACCAAAATCCGACCCAGTCCGGAACATTTGTGAAACTCACAGATGCGCCGGGAATATACACCACAGCAAATGCGGTGCGGACCCAGGCGCAAAAGACGTTGTTCGAACTCCGGGATAAAACCATTCTGGACTTTGAGCGGAGTAACATTACAAAGTTTATAGTCTCCAGAGATGATGGCCGGGATCTGACGTTTAATAAATCAGGATCGATGTGGCGGCTGGACGAGCCGCAAATACGAGTGAATTCGTCCAAGGTCACCGGGCTGTTGTCCAGCGTGGATAATGGAACGGCACAGGAGTACTACGAGGAATCGCCGGAAAATCTTCGGGAATACGGGTTAAACAACCCGCAAGCTTCGTTATCCGTATTCAGTAACGATTCCACCAGAGATGCCGTGCTTGCGGTGGGAGATCAGGTGCCGAATTCTGACCCGTTGCAATATTATGTCAGAGATTTGTCCCGACCAATGGTGTTCTCGGTGACGAGTACCATCGTGGACGATTTCTTTGATTCGGTGTTCGAATTCCAGGATAAGAAGTTGTTTGAAATGAACCGAAATCAGGTCACCGATGTGGAAATTATTTGGAACGATACGACCTACCAGGTGACCAAGATCGACACGACGTGGCAGCTGAACAGTCCTGTGGTCGCCCCGGCAAACGGGAAATGGGCCACAACGATTGCCAGGACCATATCAAACCTGCGGATGGATTCCCTCGGTAGTTATACCAATACGAATCCGGCACGGTACGGACTGGATGACCCCTGGCTGCGTATGAGGTTCAATATTGCCGGGAGCGAATTCGACGGCCTGACAGTCGGAGACGAAACCGGCGAGCGGTTCCGCTATATCAAGATGGACTCCTCCCCGTACATCTATGTGATACGGGAGAGCAAACTGAGTGCATTTCAGGTGTCCCTGGATGAACTCAGAGCAAAATCAGCCGACATGACGCTGGAATCGGAATAA
- the htpX gene encoding zinc metalloprotease HtpX, producing MNYFKTTILLAALTGLLIVIGNTLGGTNGAVFAFIIAIGMNFFSYWFSDKMVLKMYKAKPVDESQAPELYRVVRRLTQQMGMPMPSVHIIPMEAPNAFATGRNPEHAAVAVTEGILDILDKDELEGVLAHELAHVEHRDILISSIAATIAGAITLIASIARFAAIFGFGGRDGDNNLIGTLAMAFLAPIAAGLIQMAVSRSREYHADEGGARISKQPLALASALEKLEQYSKRTPMKAARENTAHLFIVNPLTKKGFANLFRTHPPTDERVKRLREMA from the coding sequence ATGAATTATTTCAAAACGACAATTTTACTGGCTGCACTGACAGGACTGCTTATCGTAATTGGGAACACACTCGGCGGAACCAACGGTGCAGTATTTGCCTTTATTATTGCTATCGGAATGAACTTTTTCAGCTATTGGTTCTCGGATAAAATGGTACTCAAAATGTACAAGGCGAAGCCGGTAGACGAGAGCCAAGCGCCTGAGCTTTATAGAGTCGTCAGGCGACTCACCCAGCAGATGGGTATGCCGATGCCGTCGGTACACATAATTCCCATGGAAGCGCCGAATGCCTTTGCCACCGGACGCAATCCGGAACACGCGGCTGTCGCAGTCACCGAAGGGATTCTGGATATACTGGACAAGGATGAACTGGAGGGAGTGCTGGCGCACGAACTTGCCCATGTTGAGCATCGCGACATTTTAATAAGCTCCATTGCTGCTACTATTGCCGGGGCGATTACGTTGATCGCCAGTATCGCCCGGTTTGCTGCTATTTTCGGATTCGGCGGCAGGGATGGGGACAATAACCTCATTGGGACCTTGGCGATGGCGTTCCTGGCGCCAATTGCAGCTGGCTTGATCCAGATGGCAGTATCCAGGTCCCGGGAATACCATGCAGATGAAGGTGGCGCCCGGATCTCAAAACAACCGCTGGCACTGGCAAGTGCGCTGGAAAAACTTGAACAGTATTCCAAGCGAACACCTATGAAAGCTGCCAGAGAAAACACAGCTCACCTGTTTATCGTGAATCCGCTGACCAAAAAAGGTTTTGCAAACCTGTTCCGAACGCATCCTCCAACAGATGAGCGGGTAAAACGGTTGCGGGAGATGGCGTAA